Proteins encoded together in one Oxalobacteraceae sp. CFBP 8761 window:
- a CDS encoding GNAT family N-acetyltransferase, which produces MKIRTAATEDLERIVHLFGQLGYSTEPDQVEKQLHALRCGSLGQAFVAEDRGSTVGVAIVHIMKPLHVEGSWALLSALVVDEKCRSSGVGAHLLTAVERFAMQHGCSQIELSSSTARTRAHMFYERSGYEEKRMRFVKFLL; this is translated from the coding sequence ATGAAAATTCGTACAGCTGCGACTGAGGACCTAGAGCGTATCGTTCATTTGTTTGGACAGCTCGGATATTCAACTGAACCGGACCAAGTAGAGAAACAGCTCCATGCGCTGCGCTGCGGTTCCTTGGGACAGGCATTTGTAGCGGAGGACCGCGGCAGCACTGTTGGAGTCGCGATAGTGCACATCATGAAGCCGTTACATGTCGAAGGCTCATGGGCTCTACTATCTGCTTTGGTGGTCGATGAAAAATGCAGGAGTTCGGGCGTAGGAGCACACTTATTGACCGCTGTAGAGCGATTTGCAATGCAGCACGGCTGTTCACAAATCGAATTGTCCAGCAGCACCGCGCGAACTCGAGCGCACATGTTCTATGAGCGAAGCGGCTATGAAGAAAAGCGCATGCGTTTCGTTAAATTTTTGTTGTGA